One genomic segment of Hordeum vulgare subsp. vulgare chromosome 2H, MorexV3_pseudomolecules_assembly, whole genome shotgun sequence includes these proteins:
- the LOC123427218 gene encoding DEAD-box ATP-dependent RNA helicase 13 → MADAPEQSSSDPPTPPQEAIQRPKKNKKGRRKKPKKAAAAATAAPSPSGATMVEDPFLVLAGGKEGGFLELEEIDGADFGIFGSGLEDVGATEKKAWNDQKNKKKKKKRKRGDAKRLDADVGGDGDGDCAGGSVAESEEEGEKGEKKGKRKKRNKKKRKVKDNDSESKEGVADDNVEDMQDDIENVEEDNKDEVKLGEDELYAWLELRLHPLLIKAMHRLGFNEPTPIQKACIPAGAHQGKDVIGAAETGSGKTLAFGLPILQRLLEEREKTTRLHVEDEKEAEGSSTGGPLRALILTPTRELAKQVCDHLKEAAKFLGIHVVPIVGGLSMEKQERLLKKKPEIVVGTPGRLWELMSSGNQHLVELHSLSFFVLDEADRMIERGHFKEVQSIIEMLPLSNSSDEQTVKATSSCETVANLQIKKRQTFVFSATLALSANFRKKLKRGLSTSKASTAEDLSSIEELSKQAGMKPNAEIVDLTNASILPEKLEESFIECSDDDKDANLYYILSVHGQGRTIVFCTSISALRHISSLLRTLGINVLTNHAQMQQRARMKAVDRFREGENSVLVATDGFARGMDFDNVRTVIHYQLPHSSDVYIHRSGRTARKSLTGCSIALISPADKAKFYSLCKSFSKENLQQFPVDQAYMPAIMNRLSLARQIDKISSKNSKENANKSWLQRNAESMGLILEASDSEEERVRGHKQRKAASAQLQKLQQDLNALLQHPLQPKTFSRRYLAGAGISPLLQKQLEELSKRNVNNNSSNDDNKGSRFVIIGQDRVEPLQALQDSGQEICVNMDKQREKRRLAENWRRKKHEEKKSTREQKRKDRRSAKERD, encoded by the exons ATGGCCGACGCACCGGAGCAGTCATCGTCAGACCCGCCCACACCGCCGCAGGAGGCCATCCAAAggcctaagaaaaataagaaaggTCGCAGGAAGAAACCGAAgaaagccgccgccgccgccactgccGCCCCCTCCCCCTCTGGCGCCACCATGGTCGAGGACCCCTTCCTTGTCCTCGCCGGCGGCAAGGAAGGAG ggttcctggagctggaggagatcGACGGGGCCGATTTCGGGATCTTCGGGAGCGGCTTGGAGGACGTGGGAGCAACTGAGAAGAAAGCGTGGAATGaccagaagaacaagaagaagaaaaagaaacgcAAGCGAGGGGATGCCAAACGCTTGGATGCTGATGTCGGCGGCGATGGTGACGGCGATTGTGCAGGTGGTTCGGTAGCTGAGAGCGAGGAGGAGGGTGAGAAGggtgagaagaaggggaagaggaagaagaggaacaaaAAGAAGAGGAAGGTGAAGGATAACGATTCAGAGAGCAAGGAGGGCGTTGCCGATGACAATGTGGAAG ATATGCAAGATGACATTGAAAAtgtggaagaagacaacaaagatGAGGTGAAATTGGGTGAGGATGAACTTTATGCGTGGCTAGAGCTAAGATTGCACCCCCTTCTTATCAAGGCAATGCACAGGCTTGGGTTCAATGAACCAACACCTATACAGAAGGCTTGCATTCCTGCAGGGGCTCATCAAGGCAAG GATGTTATTGGAGCAGCTGAGACAGGTTCTGGCAAGACACTTGCTTTTGGTCTCCCTATTTTGCAGCGCCTTCTTGAAGAACGAGAGAAGACCACCAGATTACATGTAGAAGATGAAAAAGAGGCGGAGGGAAGTTCTACAGGAGGTCCACTCAGAGCACTTATTTTGACACCCACCAGAGAACTCGCCAAACAG GTCTGTGATCATCTAAAAGAAGCAGCTAAGTTCTTAGGAATTCATGTTGTTCCTATTGTTGGTGGTTTATCCATGGAAAAGCAAGAACGACTTTTGAAAAAGAAGCCTGAAATTGTTGTTGGAACTCCAGGAAGATTATGGGAGCTAATGTCATCAGGCAATCAGCACCTAGTTGAG CTGCATTCATTGTCATTCTTTGTGTTGGACGAGGCTGATAGAATGATAGAGCGGGGTCATTTTAAAGAGGTTCAATCTATCATTGAGATGCTTCCATTATCCAATAGTTCTGATGAGCAAACTGTAAAAGCCACGTCAAGCTGTGAAACAGTGGCAAATTTGCAAATAAAGAAGAGGCAAACCTTTGTCTTCTCAGCAACGCTTGCGCTTTCAGCTAATTTTCGCAAGAAGTTGAAGCGTGGGCTTTCTACTTCAAAGGCATCGACGGCTGAAGATCTTAGTTCTATTGAAGAACTTTCGAAGCAGGCTGGTATGAAACCTAATGCAGAAATAGTGGATTTGACAAATGCTTCGATCTTGCCTGAAAAACTTGAAGAATCATTCATCGA GTGTAGTGATGATGATAAGGATGCCAACCTTTATTATATATTGAGCGTTCATGGGCAAGGCCGCACGATAGTATTTTGCACATCTATTTCTGCACTGCGTCACATTTCTTCCTTATTACGCACTCTTGGAATAAATGTCTTGAcaaatcatgctcaaatgcaacaaAGGGCTCGCATGAAG GCTGTGGATCGTTTCCGTGAAGGTGAGAACTCTGTTTTGGTCGCGACTGATGGTTTTGCAAGGGGCATGGACTTTGATAATGTTCGAACTGTTATCCATTATCAACTACCACACTCAAGTGAT GTTTATATCCACAGGAGTGGAAGGACAGCGCGTAAATCATTGACTGGCTGCAGTATTGCATTAATCTCCCCTGCTGACAAAGCCAAGTTTTACTCTCTTTGCAAGTCATTTTCAAAG GAGAACCTGCAGCAGTTTCCTGTTGATCAGGCATACATGCCTGCAATAATGAATAGGCTCTCCCTTGCTCGGCAGATTGACAAGATATCAAGTAAAAATTCAAAG GAAAATGCTAACAAATCCTGGCTTCAGAGGAATGCTGAATCCATGGGTTTGATATTGGAGGCTAGTGACAGTGAGGAAGAACGTGTACGGGGCCACAAGCAACGAAAGGCTGCTTCGGCACAACTCCAGAAACTTCAACAG GATTTGAATGCACTCTTGCAACATCCCTTGCAGCCTAAGACATTCTCACGCCGCTATTTGGCTGGG GCGGGTATATCACCATTGCTTCAAAAGCAACTAGAAGAGTtgtccaagaggaatgtaaacaataATAGCAGTAATGACGATAATAAAGGGTCGCGATTTGTTATTATTGGCCAGGATCGTGTGGAACCGTTGCAAGCTCTTCAAGATTCTGGGCAAGAG ATTTGTGTGAACATGGACAAGCAAAGGGAGAAGAGAAGACTTGCTGAGAATTGGAGGCGAAAGAAACACGAAGAGAAGAAAA GTACACGAGAACAAAAGAGAAAGGACAGGAGAAGTGCTAAAGAGAGGGACTGA